The following coding sequences lie in one Kribbella sp. NBC_00709 genomic window:
- a CDS encoding RNA polymerase sigma-70 factor yields the protein MTEEQLAGEFAEHRSVLVGAAYRVVGSVSDAEDVVQEAWLRWTGVDHEEVRDTRAYLIRITTRLALNRLREQKARREQYVGPWLPEPLATDDDPEAKVELADSVSMAMLVVLETLSPLERATFVLREVFDLPYDEIADTLGRSEAAVRQLAHRAREHVHARQPRHHVDKARHDEVTMRFMQAAGSGDFDQVVALLAPDAVLISDGGGKKKAALRPIHGADKIARWLFAVIAENPGFEVRMGTLNGEIAYIAYDGDEPDTVAFLKTEDGLINELYLIRNPDKLEHLH from the coding sequence ATGACCGAGGAACAGCTGGCCGGCGAGTTCGCCGAACACCGGTCCGTCCTGGTCGGGGCGGCGTACCGGGTGGTCGGAAGTGTGAGCGACGCGGAGGACGTGGTCCAGGAGGCGTGGCTGCGCTGGACCGGGGTCGACCACGAGGAGGTGCGCGACACCCGCGCATACCTCATCCGCATCACCACCCGCCTGGCCCTCAACCGGCTGCGCGAGCAGAAGGCCCGGCGGGAGCAGTACGTCGGGCCCTGGTTGCCGGAGCCGCTCGCGACCGACGACGACCCTGAAGCCAAGGTGGAGCTGGCGGACTCGGTCAGCATGGCGATGCTCGTCGTGCTCGAGACCTTGTCCCCGCTCGAGCGCGCCACCTTCGTGCTGCGTGAGGTGTTCGACCTCCCGTACGACGAGATCGCGGATACCCTCGGCCGGTCCGAGGCCGCCGTACGGCAGCTCGCCCATCGCGCCCGCGAGCACGTCCATGCGCGGCAGCCGCGGCACCACGTCGACAAGGCACGCCACGACGAGGTGACGATGCGGTTCATGCAGGCGGCCGGGTCCGGCGACTTCGACCAGGTGGTCGCGTTGCTCGCGCCGGACGCCGTACTGATCAGCGACGGCGGCGGCAAGAAGAAGGCGGCGCTGCGCCCGATCCACGGTGCGGACAAGATCGCGCGCTGGCTGTTCGCGGTGATCGCGGAGAACCCGGGCTTCGAGGTCCGGATGGGGACGCTGAACGGCGAGATCGCCTACATCGCGTACGACGGCGACGAGCCGGACACGGTCGCGTTCCTGAAGACCGAGGACGGCCTGATCAACGAGCTGTACCTGATCCGGAACCCGGACAAGCTGGAGCACCTCCACTGA
- a CDS encoding carboxymuconolactone decarboxylase family protein — protein MARIRLEHERGWFVRLAEWGSRRKYGKVLEPGQAALHNRRVLVSMLMLEGTAARWNKLEPGLKALAVMVTSARIGCSWCMDFGYWEFHHQGVAQAKLRDVPRWRDSDVYSDLERAVMDYAEAMTATPPEVTDEQVERVRADLTEEQLVELTSVISLENYRSRTNAALGLTSQGFKETCELRPVR, from the coding sequence ATGGCGCGGATCCGGCTGGAGCATGAGCGGGGCTGGTTTGTGCGGCTGGCGGAGTGGGGCAGCCGGCGGAAGTACGGGAAGGTGCTGGAGCCGGGGCAGGCGGCGCTGCACAACCGGCGGGTGCTGGTGTCGATGCTGATGCTGGAAGGCACCGCAGCTCGGTGGAACAAGCTGGAACCAGGGCTGAAGGCGCTCGCGGTGATGGTGACGTCGGCGCGGATCGGGTGCAGCTGGTGCATGGATTTCGGGTACTGGGAGTTCCATCACCAGGGTGTCGCCCAGGCCAAACTGCGGGATGTGCCAAGGTGGCGGGACAGTGACGTCTACTCGGATCTGGAGCGCGCGGTGATGGATTACGCCGAGGCGATGACGGCGACTCCGCCGGAGGTCACCGACGAGCAGGTCGAGCGGGTGCGCGCCGACCTGACCGAGGAGCAGTTGGTCGAGCTCACGTCGGTCATCTCGCTGGAGAACTACCGCTCCCGCACGAACGCCGCCCTCGGCCTCACCAGCCAGGGCTTCAAGGAGACCTGCGAGCTGAGGCCGGTCAGATGA
- the argC gene encoding N-acetyl-gamma-glutamyl-phosphate reductase yields the protein MTVKVAVAGASGYAGGELLRLLSSHPGVEIGALTAGGNAGTALGVHHPHLVPLAGRILVETTAENLAGHDVVFLALPHGQSAGIADQLGEDVTVIDCGADFRLTEAEVWVEFYGGEHAGSWPYGLPELPGQRDKLRGSNRVAVPGCYPTVSTLALLPAVQHGLVDSTQLVVVAVSGTSGAGKAPKAHLLGAEVMGSASAYGVGGVHRHTPEIEQNLKPYAEQPVSVSFTPVLVPMARGILATCSAPVADGTDLAKLRQAYEDAYADEPFVHVLPEGQWPQTQATLGANTVQLQVALDQRTGRAVIVAAMDNLTKGTAGGAVQCMNLALGLDETTALPLVGVAP from the coding sequence ATGACTGTGAAGGTGGCGGTGGCCGGAGCCAGTGGGTATGCGGGCGGCGAGCTGCTCCGCTTGCTGAGTAGCCACCCCGGAGTGGAGATCGGCGCCCTGACCGCCGGCGGCAACGCCGGTACGGCGCTCGGCGTGCACCACCCGCACCTCGTGCCGCTGGCCGGGCGCATCCTGGTCGAGACCACGGCGGAGAATCTCGCCGGTCACGACGTGGTGTTCTTGGCCCTGCCGCACGGACAGTCCGCCGGAATCGCCGACCAGCTCGGCGAGGACGTCACCGTGATCGACTGCGGCGCGGACTTCCGGCTGACCGAGGCCGAGGTGTGGGTCGAGTTCTACGGCGGCGAGCACGCCGGCTCGTGGCCGTACGGGCTCCCGGAGCTCCCCGGTCAGCGCGACAAGCTCCGCGGGTCGAACCGGGTCGCCGTACCGGGTTGTTACCCGACCGTCTCCACCCTCGCGCTGCTCCCCGCCGTACAGCATGGCCTCGTCGACTCCACCCAGTTGGTGGTAGTCGCGGTCAGCGGTACGTCGGGCGCGGGCAAGGCCCCGAAGGCGCATCTGCTCGGCGCGGAGGTGATGGGCTCCGCGTCGGCGTACGGCGTCGGGGGAGTGCACCGGCACACGCCGGAGATCGAGCAGAACCTCAAGCCGTACGCCGAGCAGCCGGTGAGCGTCTCCTTCACGCCAGTCCTGGTCCCGATGGCCCGCGGCATTCTCGCCACCTGCAGCGCCCCGGTTGCCGATGGCACCGACCTCGCGAAGCTCCGGCAGGCGTACGAGGACGCGTACGCCGACGAGCCGTTCGTGCACGTCCTGCCCGAGGGGCAGTGGCCGCAGACGCAGGCGACGCTCGGCGCGAACACCGTGCAACTGCAGGTCGCCCTCGACCAGCGCACCGGCCGCGCCGTCATCGTGGCCGCGATGGACAACCTCACCAAGGGCACCGCCGGCGGAGCCGTGCAGTGCATGAACCTGGCCCTCGGTCTCGACGAGACCACGGCCCTGCCCCTCGTAGGAGTAGCCCCGTGA
- a CDS encoding GNAT family N-acetyltransferase: protein MKYLALDPDDALDPGLRADLLDTWVAATNAGGAVGYTPPAPVELIAENLDGALGRVAAGLDLLGVLHTGQRYAGMGLLVGHGGTLNAHWRTVLRVMVHPEHQGSGAGRVLMEGLRGSAVDLGLEQLQLTIRDGLGLEKFYGPLGYRVVGTHPRAIRVAPDDYRDEIMLVLDL from the coding sequence GTGAAATACCTTGCTCTGGACCCGGACGACGCCCTTGATCCCGGGTTGCGGGCGGACCTGCTGGACACCTGGGTCGCGGCCACGAATGCGGGCGGTGCGGTCGGGTACACGCCGCCCGCCCCGGTCGAGCTGATCGCCGAGAACCTCGACGGCGCGCTCGGCCGGGTCGCCGCCGGGCTCGACCTGCTCGGCGTGCTCCACACCGGTCAGCGGTACGCCGGGATGGGTCTGCTCGTGGGTCACGGCGGCACGCTGAATGCGCACTGGCGCACCGTGTTGCGGGTGATGGTCCACCCGGAGCACCAGGGCAGCGGCGCCGGCCGCGTGCTGATGGAGGGGTTGCGCGGATCGGCGGTCGACCTCGGTCTCGAGCAGCTCCAGCTGACGATCCGCGACGGGCTGGGGCTGGAGAAGTTCTACGGTCCGCTCGGGTACCGCGTCGTCGGCACCCACCCGCGCGCGATTCGCGTGGCCCCGGACGACTACCGCGACGAGATCATGCTGGTCCTCGACCTGTAG